In one window of Camarhynchus parvulus chromosome 18, STF_HiC, whole genome shotgun sequence DNA:
- the NOG gene encoding noggin, whose amino-acid sequence MDHSQCLVTIYALVVLLGLRLEQGACQHYLHIRPAPSDNLPLVDLIEHPDPIFDPKEKDLNETLLRNLMGGHFDPNFMAVSLPEDRLGVDDLAELDLLLRQRPSGAMPSEIKGLEFYDGLQPGKKHRLSKKLRRKLQMWLWSQTFCPVLYTWNDLGSRFWPRYVKVGSCYSKRSCSVPEGMVCKPAKSVHLTILRWRCQRRGGQRCTWIPIQYPIISECKCSC is encoded by the coding sequence ATGGATCATTCCCAGTGCCTTGTGACTATATACGCCTTGGTGGTTCTGCTGGGTCTCCGGCTAGAGCAGGGCGCCTGCCAGCACTATCTGCACATCCGACCGGCTCCCAGCGACAACTTGCCCTTGGTGGATCTAATCGAGCACCCGGACCCTATCTTTGACCCCAAGGAGAAGGATCTTAACGAGACCTTGCTAAGGAACCTCATGGGCGGACACTTCGACCCCAACTTTATGGCTGTTTCTTTGCCCGAGGACCGGCTCGGAGTGGACGATCTAGCTGAGCTGGACTTGCTGCTCAGGCAGAGACCCTCGGGAGCGATGCCCAGCGAAATCAAAGGGCTGGAGTTCTACGACGGGCTGCAGCCGGGCAAGAAGCACAGGCTGAGCAAGAAGCTGCGCAGGAAGCTGCAGATGTGGCTTTGGTCCCAGACCTTCTGCCCGGTCCTATACACGTGGAACGATCTCGGCAGCCGCTTTTGGCCCCGGTATGTCAAAGTGGGCAGCTGCTACAGTAAAAGGTCTTGTTCAGTCCCCGAAGGCATGGTTTGCAAACCTGCCAAGTCCGTGCATTTAACGATCCTGAGGTGGAGGTGCCAGCGCCGGGGCGGGCAGAGATGCACATGGATACCCATCCAGTACCCCATCATTTCGGAGTGTAAGTGCTCTTGCTAG